From Paenibacillus sp. GP183, one genomic window encodes:
- a CDS encoding transposase — protein MTGPRRKFTPEEKARIVLEILKEEKSASQLATEHGIHTNVLNQWKAEAVQNLSQLFVDDRKGITKMKNDYEQKIDELYAEVGKLTTQLSWIKKKLLRHNQRTTTRSH, from the coding sequence ATGACGGGTCCTAGAAGAAAGTTCACCCCTGAAGAAAAAGCACGAATCGTACTGGAAATTCTGAAGGAGGAAAAGTCGGCTTCACAGCTTGCAACCGAGCACGGCATTCATACAAATGTCCTCAACCAGTGGAAAGCGGAGGCTGTCCAGAACCTTTCGCAATTGTTTGTAGATGATCGCAAAGGCATCACGAAAATGAAAAATGACTACGAACAGAAGATCGATGAACTCTACGCCGAAGTTGGAAAGCTAACAACTCAATTGTCGTGGATCAAAAAAAAACTACTACGGCACAATCAACGAACAACTACTCGATCCCACTGA